From Methanococcus maripaludis, one genomic window encodes:
- a CDS encoding CDC48 family AAA ATPase produces the protein MVDLVVAEAYQGDVGKGIVRIDPLTMEKLSIKAGDAIEIAGKEKTYATVWRGYLEDQGKGIIRMDGLLRQNTKAGIGDKVKITVVEVKEAKKVTLAPMQAVRFSTGFESYVGSRLTDQVVDKGSRVVIAVLGTAFPFIVTGTNPKGPVKINEYTQIELKTEPVTELKETKVPNVTYEDIGGLKEEVKKIREMVELPMRHPELFEKLGIEPPKGVLLAGPPGTGKTLLAKAVANEAGANFYTINGPELMSKYVGETEENLRKIFEEAEENSPSIIFIDEIDAVAPKRDEASGEVERRMVAQLLTLLDGLEGRGQVVILAATNRPDSIDMALRRPGRLDRELTIGIPDRHARNEILQIHTRNMPLQPDYEKDEVIPLLNELIGEFDRSKIENIVKLVEKVPSDEEIKKLPENIEKIPSGEQIEKILKDEDIEDKVKVRLNQMMVKELADKTHGFAGADLAALSKEAAMKTLRRLLPNLDLEKEEIPREVLDNIKVTKSDFMGGLKEVEPSALREVLVEVPNIKWSDVGGLEDIKQDLKEAVEWPIKNREMFERMGIRPPKGVLLFGPPGTGKTLLAKAVANESEANFISVKGPEIFSKWVGESEKAIREIFRKARQAAPTVIFFDEIDSIAPKRGMSFGGSGVSEKVVNQLLTELDGLEEPKDVVIIAATNRPNLLDPALLRPGRLDRIVLVSIPDENARFEIFKVHTKGMPTGKDVDLQKLARETNGYTGADIEALCREAAMIALREDINSKHVELRHFEAAFKRIAPSVKDEDMEEYRDLAKEYGRTTGVSEIETSENTE, from the coding sequence ATGGTAGACTTAGTAGTTGCAGAAGCCTATCAGGGAGATGTAGGTAAAGGAATTGTAAGAATTGATCCATTAACAATGGAAAAATTGTCGATAAAAGCCGGAGATGCAATAGAAATTGCAGGAAAGGAAAAAACTTACGCGACTGTCTGGAGAGGTTACCTTGAAGACCAAGGTAAAGGTATCATACGAATGGACGGCCTTTTGAGACAGAATACTAAAGCAGGTATTGGGGATAAGGTAAAAATTACTGTAGTGGAAGTAAAAGAAGCTAAAAAGGTAACTTTAGCTCCAATGCAAGCGGTAAGATTCAGCACAGGATTTGAAAGTTATGTTGGGAGCAGGCTTACAGATCAGGTTGTAGATAAGGGTTCAAGGGTAGTCATTGCAGTACTTGGAACTGCATTTCCATTCATTGTAACAGGTACCAATCCAAAAGGACCGGTAAAAATTAACGAATACACTCAAATTGAGTTAAAAACTGAACCTGTTACAGAATTAAAAGAAACCAAAGTTCCAAATGTCACATACGAAGACATTGGTGGTTTAAAAGAAGAAGTCAAAAAAATCAGGGAAATGGTAGAACTTCCAATGAGACATCCTGAATTATTTGAGAAACTAGGTATTGAACCTCCAAAAGGAGTTTTACTTGCAGGACCTCCAGGAACAGGTAAAACATTGCTTGCAAAAGCTGTTGCAAATGAAGCAGGTGCTAATTTCTACACGATCAATGGTCCTGAACTTATGAGTAAATACGTCGGTGAAACCGAAGAAAATTTAAGAAAAATATTTGAAGAAGCGGAAGAAAACTCGCCTTCAATTATATTCATTGACGAAATTGATGCAGTTGCTCCAAAAAGGGATGAAGCAAGCGGTGAAGTTGAAAGAAGAATGGTTGCTCAGCTCCTGACATTGCTTGACGGTCTAGAAGGTAGAGGTCAGGTCGTAATTCTTGCAGCTACAAACAGACCTGATTCAATCGATATGGCGTTAAGAAGACCTGGAAGGCTTGACAGGGAACTCACAATTGGAATTCCTGACAGACATGCACGAAACGAAATTTTACAGATACATACAAGAAATATGCCACTTCAACCAGATTATGAGAAAGATGAAGTAATTCCCCTATTAAATGAACTTATCGGGGAATTTGACAGAAGTAAAATTGAAAATATAGTTAAATTGGTTGAAAAAGTACCTTCAGACGAAGAAATTAAAAAACTCCCTGAAAATATTGAAAAAATACCTTCTGGAGAACAGATCGAAAAAATACTCAAAGATGAAGATATAGAAGATAAAGTAAAAGTAAGATTAAACCAGATGATGGTAAAAGAACTTGCAGACAAGACCCATGGATTTGCAGGTGCTGATCTGGCTGCTCTTTCAAAAGAAGCTGCTATGAAAACTTTGAGAAGATTGCTTCCTAATCTCGATCTCGAAAAAGAAGAAATTCCGCGAGAAGTACTCGATAATATTAAAGTAACTAAAAGCGACTTCATGGGCGGTTTAAAAGAAGTAGAACCTTCAGCATTAAGAGAAGTATTGGTAGAAGTTCCAAATATCAAATGGAGTGATGTTGGTGGACTTGAAGACATTAAACAGGACTTAAAAGAAGCTGTTGAATGGCCAATTAAAAACAGGGAAATGTTTGAAAGAATGGGAATAAGGCCTCCAAAAGGAGTATTACTCTTTGGTCCCCCAGGAACTGGTAAAACACTCCTTGCAAAAGCTGTTGCAAACGAAAGTGAAGCAAATTTCATCAGCGTAAAAGGTCCTGAAATATTCAGCAAATGGGTTGGAGAAAGCGAGAAAGCGATCCGTGAAATCTTTAGAAAAGCACGACAGGCTGCACCAACAGTCATTTTCTTTGACGAAATTGACTCCATAGCTCCAAAAAGAGGAATGAGCTTTGGCGGTAGCGGAGTTAGCGAAAAAGTTGTAAACCAGCTTTTAACTGAACTCGATGGTCTTGAAGAACCAAAAGACGTTGTAATTATTGCTGCAACAAACCGACCAAACCTATTAGATCCTGCACTTTTAAGGCCTGGAAGACTCGATAGGATTGTTTTGGTATCCATTCCTGATGAAAATGCAAGATTTGAAATATTTAAAGTTCACACAAAAGGAATGCCTACTGGAAAAGACGTGGATCTCCAAAAACTTGCAAGAGAAACTAATGGATACACAGGTGCAGACATCGAAGCATTATGTAGAGAAGCTGCAATGATTGCACTAAGAGAAGACATCAATTCAAAACATGTTGAATTAAGGCATTTTGAAGCAGCGTTCAAAAGAATTGCTCCTTCGGTAAAAGATGAAGACATGGAAGAGTATAGGGACCTTGCAAAAGAGTATGGAAGAACTACAGGAGTATCTGAAATTGAAACTTCTGAAAATACTGAATAA
- a CDS encoding HD domain-containing protein, with protein sequence MSKLKIIRDPIHKDIKLNEEEISIVDMPEIQRLRNIKQTGLTCLVYPSANHTRFEHSIGTMHVAGEIAKNLENIDKNLTKIVALLHDIGHPPFSHTLEVAGYEHEEFTKEKIKKMSFENYTSKDVLDVYSSKGLEGSLIHGDVDADRMDYLVRDSHHTGVAYGSIDIPRLIRSIVVLEDTNKLGIIEKGRTTVESLLTARYQMYPTVYMHPASRISETMIKNATIDAIKDDVFKLSDLSVMDDIDLICTLRQSEGPANEMMKRLDKRDLFKSISIQRYNELSPEERWNLINLSENEMGLIENEMTEYFESRIFLDIPKPPKMAEHRITVMMGDRKQRLDEISPLAESLKEAYKKSWSIMVYSEPESAKKLSELIKEKEKFLFEFIGDEPIANSILDVLNEQGTVQGVTKLAGLLKKSPNDVEFHSELQKLIFCGLVDKKVEPVRGTYRYDYTAVSIDI encoded by the coding sequence ATGTCAAAACTCAAAATAATACGGGATCCAATCCACAAAGATATCAAACTTAATGAAGAAGAGATTTCAATAGTTGATATGCCCGAAATTCAGAGATTGAGAAATATTAAGCAGACCGGACTTACTTGCTTAGTATATCCTAGTGCAAACCATACTCGTTTTGAGCATTCTATAGGTACAATGCACGTTGCAGGTGAAATTGCCAAAAATTTAGAAAATATTGATAAAAATCTAACCAAAATCGTTGCATTACTGCATGATATTGGCCACCCTCCTTTTTCACATACTTTAGAAGTTGCAGGATATGAACATGAAGAATTTACTAAAGAAAAAATAAAAAAAATGAGTTTTGAGAACTATACTTCAAAAGATGTTTTGGATGTCTATTCATCAAAGGGTTTAGAAGGTTCTTTGATTCACGGGGATGTTGATGCTGACAGAATGGATTATTTGGTAAGAGATAGCCACCACACCGGGGTAGCTTATGGTTCAATCGATATTCCACGACTTATACGAAGTATTGTAGTTCTTGAAGATACTAATAAACTCGGAATCATTGAAAAAGGAAGAACTACTGTAGAATCACTCCTTACTGCACGATATCAGATGTATCCAACTGTTTATATGCATCCCGCATCCAGAATTTCAGAAACTATGATAAAAAATGCAACGATCGATGCAATAAAAGATGACGTCTTCAAACTAAGCGATTTATCGGTAATGGATGATATTGATCTTATATGCACACTAAGGCAATCTGAAGGCCCTGCAAATGAAATGATGAAGAGATTGGATAAGAGAGATTTATTTAAAAGCATTTCCATTCAACGGTACAATGAATTGTCCCCCGAAGAGAGATGGAATTTAATAAATCTGTCTGAAAACGAAATGGGCCTCATTGAAAACGAAATGACCGAATATTTTGAATCGAGAATCTTTTTAGATATTCCAAAACCTCCTAAAATGGCCGAACATAGAATCACTGTCATGATGGGGGACAGAAAACAAAGACTCGATGAAATATCCCCTCTTGCAGAGAGTCTAAAAGAAGCTTACAAGAAATCTTGGAGTATTATGGTCTATTCAGAACCCGAATCTGCAAAAAAACTATCTGAATTAATAAAAGAGAAGGAAAAATTCTTATTTGAGTTTATCGGTGACGAACCAATTGCTAATTCAATTTTAGATGTTTTAAACGAACAGGGGACCGTTCAAGGAGTTACAAAACTAGCAGGTCTCCTGAAAAAAAGTCCAAACGATGTAGAATTCCATTCTGAACTTCAAAAATTGATATTCTGCGGATTAGTTGACAAAAAAGTTGAACCCGTACGCGGAACATATAGATACGATTACACTGCGGTTTCCATAGATATTTAA
- the cfbE gene encoding coenzyme F430 synthase, producing MLIIDINHGALDLAVEYEKSGKNPVIWDIYGKLERDEKFKECNKNILSKFKIISKKEMPDFSNYTEVIAPVHCPIDVEFKTFHDAVSEIISKKYPGVIEKMITVTGVKGKTTTTELLKHILSEEYTVYCHNSNDGSITPITVLNILNNLSDERKLQIYDFFIFEISLGIVSSKYSILTNILENYKIARGMRSASIKIDSLKNSKIAIINDDVINIFDVNHKNLKVVKNANIISKYPLKFNYLKNDFEFNESILGSHFIENSIFAIELCSNFLSFEKIKNSLKKFKIENRMNVEKKEEYTIVKNINPGLDLKAIDYAISDFLSLFENGMVIVGGDFGCTCEEINIEKLAELINQYLKKGVKITIAGDVGIYLKKYVNLEMVDIKNYEFKDNTLVVYRSKLC from the coding sequence ATGTTAATCATCGATATTAATCACGGTGCTTTGGATCTTGCAGTAGAATATGAAAAATCCGGGAAAAATCCGGTAATTTGGGATATCTATGGAAAATTGGAGCGAGATGAAAAATTTAAAGAGTGTAATAAAAATATTTTATCAAAATTTAAAATAATTTCAAAAAAAGAAATGCCGGATTTTTCAAATTATACAGAAGTTATAGCACCAGTGCACTGTCCTATCGATGTTGAATTTAAAACGTTTCACGATGCAGTTTCTGAAATCATTTCTAAAAAGTATCCAGGAGTTATCGAAAAAATGATAACTGTAACAGGAGTTAAGGGAAAAACTACAACCACTGAACTTTTAAAACATATATTGTCTGAAGAATATACTGTTTACTGTCACAATAGTAATGATGGATCGATTACTCCGATAACTGTGCTGAATATATTAAATAATTTAAGTGATGAAAGAAAACTTCAAATTTACGACTTTTTTATATTTGAAATTTCACTCGGGATTGTTTCTTCAAAATATTCTATTTTAACAAATATTTTGGAAAACTACAAAATTGCGAGAGGGATGAGAAGTGCTTCTATAAAAATAGATTCTCTAAAAAATTCCAAAATCGCAATTATTAACGACGATGTGATTAATATTTTCGATGTGAATCATAAAAATTTAAAAGTCGTTAAAAATGCAAATATAATTTCAAAATACCCTTTAAAATTTAATTATTTGAAAAATGACTTCGAATTCAATGAATCTATTCTTGGAAGTCACTTTATAGAAAATTCAATTTTTGCAATTGAATTGTGTTCAAATTTTTTAAGTTTTGAGAAAATAAAAAACAGCCTTAAAAAATTTAAAATCGAAAACCGGATGAATGTGGAAAAAAAGGAAGAATATACAATTGTAAAAAATATAAATCCTGGGCTCGATTTAAAAGCAATAGATTATGCGATATCTGATTTTTTAAGTTTGTTTGAGAATGGAATGGTAATTGTTGGTGGGGACTTTGGATGCACCTGCGAAGAAATAAACATCGAAAAACTGGCAGAGTTAATAAACCAATATCTTAAAAAAGGAGTTAAAATTACGATCGCAGGAGATGTTGGAATATATTTGAAAAAATATGTTAATTTGGAAATGGTCGATATTAAAAATTATGAATTTAAAGACAATACTTTGGTAGTTTACCGCTCGAAACTGTGTTAA
- a CDS encoding ABC transporter permease, which yields MFESLLISFSFVLLSLILIFKEKLGIGKEIFVAELLALVQLFILGYIIVIVFDLGIYYAGIMILFMISVSAFMVKRNVTKEKNRKIVFTAFLSNLTIAIIALTILTLSKTILFEVRYLIPLMGMVIGGSTNAMSIGLERFLSDLKSEKDVLWGYLALGATEKQSVHSFVKKAVRAALTPHLNSTRAVGLIFIPGAMVGMLLAGTDPLEAAKIQITIMWMIMSSNIFSVTIACYLLYKEFIYQIS from the coding sequence GTGTTTGAATCTCTTTTAATTTCCTTTTCATTTGTGTTACTTTCTTTAATATTGATATTTAAGGAAAAACTCGGTATCGGAAAAGAAATATTTGTCGCAGAACTTTTGGCACTGGTTCAGCTTTTTATTTTGGGATATATCATCGTTATCGTATTTGATCTAGGAATTTATTATGCGGGAATTATGATACTATTTATGATATCAGTTTCAGCGTTCATGGTCAAAAGAAACGTAACAAAAGAAAAAAACAGAAAAATTGTATTCACAGCATTTTTATCGAATCTTACCATTGCGATTATAGCTTTGACTATCTTAACCCTGTCAAAAACAATATTATTCGAAGTACGTTACTTAATTCCTTTAATGGGCATGGTTATTGGGGGTTCTACAAATGCAATGTCAATAGGGCTTGAAAGATTTTTGAGTGATTTAAAATCCGAAAAAGATGTACTTTGGGGTTATCTTGCACTTGGGGCAACTGAAAAACAATCGGTACATAGTTTTGTTAAAAAAGCAGTTCGGGCGGCACTGACACCGCATTTAAACTCTACAAGGGCAGTTGGACTTATATTCATTCCTGGGGCAATGGTTGGAATGCTTCTTGCAGGGACTGACCCTTTAGAAGCTGCAAAGATTCAGATAACAATAATGTGGATGATAATGTCTTCGAACATATTTTCTGTTACAATTGCCTGTTACCTGCTTTATAAAGAATTTATCTATCAAATATCTTAA
- the cofF gene encoding coenzyme gamma-F420-2:alpha-L-glutamate ligase has translation MITIACVEGGSTVNSIKKAIEDLGEKCDVLLLSSDNLLIDTEFNIETDLIHSRCGIGDYLDRLTLFSWQVLKNLESEGHYFINPLETIYNSSDKFKAAKILSKNGLKTPKTALVRDYEDGKHFLNTTKMDYPVVLKNSFSKCGTKVDRVNSDSELKKLSRNAIWENKLIQEYVDFKEGDTYKDMRILVIDGDVIGGYRRVSDNFITNLHIGGRIEPLNVSSELEEMALKCSECMNGYIMGIDILPKEGEYYIVEVNTAPGTIGFRSLGIDVDKRIAECLIKYKKS, from the coding sequence ATGATAACGATTGCCTGTGTAGAAGGAGGCTCTACAGTAAACTCCATTAAAAAAGCTATTGAAGATTTGGGCGAAAAATGTGATGTATTACTGCTTTCTAGCGATAATTTATTGATTGATACTGAATTTAATATTGAAACAGACCTGATACACTCAAGATGCGGTATTGGGGATTATTTGGATAGGTTGACCCTTTTTTCATGGCAGGTTCTAAAAAATCTGGAATCAGAAGGGCACTATTTCATAAACCCGCTTGAAACAATTTACAATTCATCAGATAAATTTAAAGCAGCAAAAATACTTAGTAAAAACGGACTAAAAACGCCAAAAACTGCACTGGTTCGTGATTACGAGGACGGAAAACACTTTTTAAACACGACTAAAATGGATTATCCTGTTGTATTAAAAAATTCCTTTTCAAAATGTGGGACGAAAGTGGATCGTGTAAATTCAGATTCTGAGTTAAAGAAACTTTCAAGAAATGCAATCTGGGAGAACAAACTGATTCAGGAGTATGTGGATTTTAAAGAAGGGGACACATATAAAGATATGAGAATACTCGTAATTGACGGGGATGTTATCGGGGGTTATCGAAGAGTTAGCGATAACTTCATAACCAATCTTCATATTGGTGGTCGAATTGAGCCTTTAAACGTATCCTCAGAACTTGAAGAAATGGCATTAAAGTGTTCTGAGTGCATGAATGGTTATATTATGGGAATCGATATCCTGCCTAAAGAGGGTGAATACTATATTGTCGAAGTAAACACTGCTCCGGGTACAATTGGTTTTCGATCTCTTGGAATCGATGTTGATAAAAGAATTGCAGAGTGCCTTATAAAATACAAAAAAAGCTAA
- a CDS encoding site-2 protease family protein, which produces MELTSTAVLLFFLIFWTVLYITNYNKDKLRINLDLKTYLGIFGILRTQIGMNTIKKLGKYKIWQKLAYLSIPVCVVISIYTFYAFILSTVGLFDGTVEKEAAKPIIFLFGSTIPWIPGILAIIIGVTIHELSHGIVAASFGQKIKSSGLLMALGIPMGAFVELGEEFKDSKPKIRGAIAAAGPISNVLVFFLVLFAMPYFTGMNSNLTITEVLEDAPAYGIIFEGDVIYSINGKTVNSLNDFYNAVSDIEPKQTVKLVVLRNNEVNSYFINTSEEGKMGIVSEPSKTVLYVLQTLYWTSLLNMLLGFFNLLPAAPLDGYHIWMALPDTIRDFRKNNWLVSKLANLVGWIISERNLNSISIFVWLVILASMIYSFI; this is translated from the coding sequence ATGGAACTTACGTCAACCGCAGTACTGTTGTTTTTTTTAATATTTTGGACAGTTCTGTATATTACAAATTATAATAAAGATAAATTGAGAATTAATTTAGATTTAAAAACATACCTGGGAATTTTTGGTATTTTAAGAACACAAATTGGAATGAATACGATAAAAAAACTTGGAAAATACAAAATATGGCAGAAACTTGCATATCTTTCAATTCCCGTATGTGTTGTAATAAGTATTTACACATTTTATGCATTTATTCTATCCACTGTTGGACTTTTTGATGGAACTGTTGAAAAAGAAGCTGCTAAACCGATTATATTTTTATTTGGAAGTACAATTCCATGGATTCCAGGAATTTTGGCAATAATTATTGGAGTTACAATTCACGAGCTCTCACATGGGATTGTTGCAGCATCATTTGGGCAGAAGATAAAGAGTTCTGGACTTTTAATGGCTTTGGGAATTCCTATGGGTGCATTTGTAGAACTCGGCGAAGAATTTAAGGATTCAAAACCTAAAATCAGAGGTGCAATTGCAGCAGCAGGCCCGATTTCAAATGTACTTGTGTTTTTCCTCGTACTTTTTGCAATGCCCTATTTTACAGGAATGAATTCAAACTTAACGATAACTGAAGTTTTAGAAGATGCTCCAGCTTATGGAATAATCTTTGAAGGCGATGTAATTTATTCTATAAATGGAAAAACGGTTAATTCTTTAAATGATTTTTACAATGCAGTAAGTGATATAGAACCAAAACAAACTGTCAAATTGGTCGTTTTAAGAAATAACGAAGTAAATTCGTATTTTATAAATACATCAGAAGAAGGAAAAATGGGGATAGTTTCAGAACCTTCAAAAACCGTATTATATGTACTTCAAACGCTTTACTGGACTTCACTATTAAACATGCTTTTAGGATTTTTCAATTTACTTCCAGCAGCCCCTCTCGATGGATATCACATCTGGATGGCATTACCTGATACAATAAGGGACTTTAGAAAGAATAACTGGTTAGTTTCAAAACTCGCAAATTTGGTTGGATGGATAATCAGTGAAAGAAATTTAAACTCGATAAGTATATTTGTATGGCTGGTGATACTAGCTTCAATGATATACTCATTCATTTAA
- a CDS encoding PadR family transcriptional regulator, translated as MKHGKKVKELIKILILKFLEKEPLHGYLLISKIGEITGISVSPSMVYPILSNLKTNGLIEVEKTEDRGKKIYRLTETGYSFLEKNREKVDYCMKKSEALYYFHNGGGSELKKAVHLAFEEFIDMDEEKRKKIGEIMQKCAKDIRYLIEYGDE; from the coding sequence ATGAAGCATGGTAAAAAAGTAAAGGAACTAATAAAAATTTTGATACTAAAATTTCTTGAAAAAGAACCCCTTCATGGTTACCTTTTGATTTCGAAAATCGGAGAAATCACGGGAATTTCAGTTAGCCCGAGCATGGTTTACCCGATATTATCCAATCTAAAAACTAATGGCCTTATTGAAGTTGAAAAAACAGAAGATAGGGGTAAAAAAATCTACAGATTAACTGAAACAGGTTATTCATTTTTAGAAAAAAACCGTGAAAAAGTAGATTACTGCATGAAAAAATCTGAAGCGCTTTACTATTTCCACAATGGCGGCGGAAGTGAACTTAAAAAAGCGGTTCATTTGGCTTTTGAAGAATTTATTGATATGGATGAAGAAAAAAGGAAAAAAATAGGCGAGATAATGCAAAAATGCGCAAAAGATATTCGTTATCTAATTGAATACGGGGATGAATAA